A DNA window from Zonotrichia leucophrys gambelii isolate GWCS_2022_RI chromosome 15, RI_Zleu_2.0, whole genome shotgun sequence contains the following coding sequences:
- the GALNT9 gene encoding polypeptide N-acetylgalactosaminyltransferase 9 isoform X8 — protein MEVLPCSRVAHIERTKKPYNNDIDYYAKRNALRAAEVWMDDFKSHVYMAWNIPMANPGVDFGDVSERIALRQRLQCRSFKWYLENVYPEMRVYNNTVTYGEVRNSKASGYCLDQGAEEDDKAILYPCHGMSSQLVRYSSEGVLQLGPLGSTAFLPDSKCLVDDGKGRTPTLKKCEDVLRPAQRFWDFTQNGPIISRDTGRCLEVEMSKDANFGLRLVVQRCSGQKWMIRNWIKHGRH, from the exons ATGgaggtgctgccctgctcccgcGTGGCGCACATCGAGCGCACCAAGAAGCCCTACAACAACGACATCGACTACTATGCAAAGCGCAACGCCCTGCGCGCCGCCGAGGTCTGGATGGACGACTTCAAATCCCACGTCTACATGGCCTGGAACATCCCCATGGCA aacCCCGGAGTTGACTTTGGAGATGTTTCTGAACGAATTGCTCTGCGACAGCGACTGCAGTGCCGGAGCTTTAAGTGGTACTTGGAGAACGTGTACCCTGAGATGAGGGTTTACAATAACACAGTCACTTATGGAGAG GTGCGGAACAGCAAAGCCAGCGGCTACTGCCTGGACCAGGGGGCTGAAGAGGATGACAAAGCCATCCTTTATCCCTGCCATGGAATGTCCTCCCAG CTCGTCCGCTACAGCTCGGAAggtgtcctgcagctggggcccCTGGGCTCCACCGCCTTCCTGCCCGACTCCAAATGCCTGGTGGACGATGGCAAGGGCAGGACACCCACCCTCAAGAAGTGTGAAGATGTCCTGAGGCCAGCACAGAGGTTCTGGGATTTCACACAG aatgGTCCAATCATCAGCAGAGACACAGGCCGTTGTCTAGAAGTGGAAATGTCAAAGGATGCAAATTTTGGGCTCAGATTGGTCGTACAAAGGTGCTCGGGGCAGAAATGGATGATTAGAAACTGGATCAAGCATGGGAGGCACTga